In Polaromonas sp. JS666, one genomic interval encodes:
- a CDS encoding ABC transporter ATP-binding protein, with protein sequence MTDAVVEIKKLWTVFENGDRKAVVHKDLDLTVERGEVLSLVGGSGTGKTVLLRQMLGLETPTRGEITVLGKPAAELGKRGAARRVGMLFQQGALFSAFTVLENIAFPLRELKTLPLDLIREAAMVKLQMVGLSPDAADKMPSDLSGGMVKRVALARALIMDPPLLLLDEPTAGLDPDSSDSFCSLLRALHRDMELTVVMVTHDLDTLFELSSRIAVLAEQRVIVNDVPREVVAFPHPFIHEFFLGERGQRAMELLREYPFTV encoded by the coding sequence ATGACTGACGCTGTCGTTGAAATCAAAAAGCTGTGGACCGTTTTTGAGAACGGCGACCGCAAAGCCGTGGTGCACAAGGACCTCGATTTGACGGTCGAGCGCGGCGAGGTGCTGTCGCTGGTGGGCGGCTCCGGCACCGGCAAGACGGTGCTGCTGCGCCAGATGCTGGGACTCGAAACGCCGACCCGTGGCGAGATCACCGTGCTGGGCAAGCCGGCCGCCGAACTCGGCAAGCGTGGCGCGGCGCGGCGTGTCGGCATGCTGTTCCAGCAGGGCGCGCTGTTCTCGGCCTTCACCGTGCTGGAGAACATCGCTTTTCCGCTGCGCGAACTCAAAACCCTGCCGCTCGACCTGATCCGTGAAGCGGCCATGGTCAAGCTGCAGATGGTGGGCCTGAGCCCGGATGCAGCCGACAAGATGCCCAGCGACCTGTCGGGCGGCATGGTCAAGCGGGTGGCGCTGGCGCGCGCCCTCATCATGGATCCGCCGCTGCTGCTGCTGGATGAGCCCACGGCGGGGCTGGACCCCGACAGCTCGGACAGTTTCTGCTCCTTGCTGCGCGCGCTGCACCGGGACATGGAACTGACCGTGGTGATGGTCACGCACGACCTCGACACGCTGTTTGAACTCAGCAGCCGCATTGCCGTGCTGGCCGAGCAGCGTGTCATCGTCAACGATGTGCCGCGGGAAGTGGTGGCGTTCCCGCATCCTTTCATCCATGAATTTTTTCTCGGCGAAAGGGGCCAGCGCGCGATGGAACTGCTGCGCGAATACCCCTTCACGGTCTAG
- a CDS encoding MlaD family protein produces the protein MENKAHAMAAGAFVLVVTALLVMLAVWLTRDNTQRNLYEMSTGESVSGLQPQAAVRFRGVPVGKVELIGFDTKVKGNVLIRVSIDRSAPVTKSTFATVASQGVTGLGFIQLDDDGSSPERLVPNDEDPPRIPLKPGGLDKLLKQSDVIFDQVEQASTRLNKLLSDENQAAVTSAITQLGEAAGSINRVARGLEPTVATLPGLSRDATVTLKSVKTAADDVSTTATRLNAKGGTLDKLSDGGTALAAGVETFSAGTLPKLGEVADETARTMRQLRRTVNAVDDNPQSLIFGNGPPVPGPGEAGFSANGGKK, from the coding sequence ATGGAAAACAAAGCCCATGCCATGGCCGCCGGCGCCTTTGTGCTGGTGGTCACTGCCCTGCTGGTGATGCTGGCAGTTTGGCTCACGCGCGACAACACACAGCGCAACCTGTATGAAATGAGTACCGGTGAAAGCGTCTCGGGCCTGCAGCCCCAGGCTGCGGTGCGCTTTCGCGGCGTGCCGGTCGGCAAGGTCGAGTTGATCGGCTTTGACACCAAGGTCAAGGGCAACGTGCTGATTCGCGTGTCGATTGACCGCAGTGCACCCGTGACGAAATCGACGTTTGCCACGGTGGCCTCCCAGGGCGTGACGGGGCTGGGCTTTATTCAGCTCGACGACGATGGCTCCTCGCCGGAACGGCTGGTACCCAACGACGAAGACCCGCCGCGCATACCGCTCAAGCCGGGCGGCCTGGACAAGCTGCTCAAGCAAAGCGATGTGATCTTTGACCAGGTGGAGCAGGCCAGCACACGGCTGAACAAGCTGCTCTCCGATGAGAACCAGGCCGCGGTGACCTCTGCCATCACGCAACTCGGCGAGGCGGCCGGCAGCATCAACCGCGTGGCCAGGGGCCTTGAGCCCACGGTGGCGACCTTGCCTGGCCTGTCACGCGACGCCACCGTCACGCTGAAATCCGTCAAGACGGCTGCAGACGACGTCAGCACGACAGCCACCCGCTTGAACGCAAAAGGCGGGACGCTCGACAAGCTTTCCGACGGCGGAACGGCCCTGGCCGCGGGCGTGGAAACCTTCAGCGCCGGCACGCTGCCCAAGCTGGGCGAGGTGGCCGATGAAACCGCGCGCACCATGCGCCAGCTGCGCCGCACCGTGAACGCGGTGGACGACAACCCGCAGTCGCTGATTTTTGGCAACGGACCGCCGGTGCCGGGTCCCGGCGAGGCAGGATTTTCCGCCAACGGGGGGAAAAAATGA
- a CDS encoding ABC-type transport auxiliary lipoprotein family protein — translation MRLILFKPHQDAANPTADAWRFYWVKYLFCSVAATLVLGGCSSLPDKPTRATMYDFGPGALSLRPGTREAPLPPLAIDDIGTSGGALDNMAVLYRLGYADAQQLRPYSQARWSMPPAQLIRQRLREQLSQRRAVFNAGESAALNRTQNAVLPQLLRLHLEEFSHLFTAPDASVGLIRLRATLVEVTPAGEKLVAQRHVIVQRPAPSADAPGGVRALTAATDAAIEELEQWLQQAPAH, via the coding sequence ATGAGGCTGATTCTTTTCAAACCCCATCAAGACGCTGCGAATCCAACGGCTGATGCCTGGCGGTTTTATTGGGTGAAGTACCTTTTTTGTTCCGTGGCTGCGACCCTGGTGCTGGGCGGCTGCTCGAGCCTGCCGGACAAGCCAACGCGCGCCACCATGTACGACTTCGGGCCGGGTGCGCTGTCACTGCGTCCCGGCACGCGCGAGGCGCCCTTGCCCCCGCTGGCGATCGACGACATTGGAACCAGTGGCGGCGCGCTGGACAACATGGCGGTGCTCTACCGCCTGGGTTATGCGGATGCGCAGCAGTTGCGCCCCTATTCCCAGGCGCGCTGGAGCATGCCACCCGCGCAGCTGATACGCCAGCGCCTGCGCGAGCAGCTGAGCCAGCGTCGCGCGGTCTTCAATGCCGGTGAGAGCGCGGCGCTGAACCGCACCCAGAACGCGGTGCTGCCGCAGCTGCTGCGGCTGCACCTGGAGGAGTTCAGCCATCTCTTCACCGCACCCGATGCCAGCGTCGGCCTGATTCGCCTGCGCGCCACGCTGGTGGAAGTCACACCCGCCGGCGAAAAGCTGGTGGCGCAGCGCCATGTGATCGTGCAGCGTCCCGCGCCCAGCGCCGATGCCCCCGGCGGCGTGCGCGCGCTGACAGCGGCCACCGATGCGGCGATCGAAGAGCTGGAGCAGTGGTTGCAGCAGGCGCCCGCGCACTAA